A window of the Longimicrobium sp. genome harbors these coding sequences:
- a CDS encoding DUF3343 domain-containing protein, with protein MHVMEPESPSPVFTFDTTHHALWAEEIARERKIPAEVIPAPAAAHARCNLALETLPGDVARLREALEAEAVPFGLYSSSP; from the coding sequence ATGCACGTGATGGAACCCGAATCCCCATCCCCCGTCTTCACCTTCGACACCACGCACCACGCGCTGTGGGCGGAGGAGATCGCGCGGGAGCGCAAGATCCCCGCCGAGGTGATCCCCGCGCCGGCGGCCGCGCACGCGCGCTGCAACCTGGCGCTGGAAACCCTCCCCGGGGATGTCGCCCGCCTTCGCGAGGCGCTGGAGGCGGAAGCGGTGCCGTTCGGGCTCTACTCCTCGTCGCCGTAG